From Jeotgalibaca dankookensis, one genomic window encodes:
- a CDS encoding sugar transferase produces MKKWNFILKRFIDLFGGLFGLIIISPILFIIALLIKFTSNGPILFKQDRLGKDGKIFKILKFRTMVLNAEKIGNGLFVKNEADDRITIVGKYLRATSLDELPQLFNVIRGEMSLVGPRPPVPHHPHSYDDYTDFQRRRFSMKPGITGLAQVTVRNSVSWAERIPLDIEYVDTFNIWLDMKILFKTIMKILVRESIYTDSKNI; encoded by the coding sequence ATGAAAAAATGGAATTTTATTTTAAAAAGATTTATTGATTTGTTTGGAGGTCTTTTTGGGCTAATTATTATTTCACCCATACTGTTTATAATTGCACTATTAATAAAATTTACGTCTAATGGGCCTATCTTGTTTAAACAAGATAGGCTTGGAAAAGATGGGAAGATTTTTAAAATTTTAAAATTTAGAACTATGGTTTTAAACGCTGAAAAAATAGGTAACGGTCTGTTTGTAAAGAACGAGGCTGACGATCGTATAACGATTGTTGGAAAATACTTAAGAGCGACAAGTTTAGATGAACTACCTCAGTTGTTTAATGTAATCAGAGGTGAGATGAGTTTAGTAGGACCAAGACCGCCCGTTCCACATCATCCGCACAGTTATGATGACTATACAGATTTTCAAAGAAGAAGATTTTCTATGAAACCGGGTATAACTGGTTTGGCTCAAGTAACAGTGAGAAATTCAGTTTCTTGGGCTGAAAGAATTCCTTTAGATATTGAATATGTAGATACATTTAATATCTGGTTGGATATGAAAATACTTTTTAAGACAATAATGAAAATATTAGTAAGAGAGAGTATATATACTGATTCGAAAAATATATAA
- a CDS encoding GNAT family N-acetyltransferase has translation MVRIRRFRKEDIPYKVKWVNDSENNKYLHYHLPLEEDKTLLWFNSTKNQSNRRDYTITYSEVPIGLIGLLNIDYQNKKAEYYIMIGNTKHKGKGIAKKASELLIEIGYREIKLNKIYLYTEVENNLAQKLFESIGFSKEGVLKEDLIVEGVKIDRFIYGLLMEEHFKQENNND, from the coding sequence ATGGTTAGGATTAGAAGATTCAGGAAGGAAGATATTCCATACAAGGTAAAATGGGTCAACGATAGTGAGAATAACAAGTACTTGCATTACCATTTACCTCTTGAGGAGGATAAAACACTTTTATGGTTTAATTCCACTAAAAATCAAAGCAATAGAAGAGACTACACTATTACATACAGCGAGGTACCTATTGGATTAATAGGTTTACTAAATATTGATTATCAAAATAAAAAAGCAGAATATTATATTATGATAGGTAATACTAAACACAAAGGCAAAGGGATTGCTAAAAAAGCATCAGAGCTATTAATTGAAATCGGCTATAGAGAAATTAAGTTAAACAAAATTTATTTGTACACAGAGGTAGAAAATAATTTAGCTCAAAAATTATTCGAATCAATTGGTTTTTCGAAAGAAGGTGTATTAAAAGAAGATTTAATTGTAGAAGGCGTTAAAATAGATAGATTCATATATGGTTTGCTCATGGAAGAACACTTCAAACAGGAGAATAATAATGATTAA
- a CDS encoding 1-aminocyclopropane-1-carboxylate deaminase/D-cysteine desulfhydrase translates to MIKEISPTPIQKMRTQCNGNELFIKRDDLIPFSFGGNKVRKAIHFLKEIEEQECNYIVTYGSDSSNHCRIIANMAASRGINCTIITPNDTNKITYNSRMISYFGAEIINCDLTYVKETIENTLRKLKDDGHKPYFIHGGGHGNVGTKAYVEAYEEVFSFELENNIKFDYIFHTSGTGTTQAGLICGSLLNGNRSKIVGISNARKNPYGSKVVLESVNSYLKLLGEKAVGLEAVNFIDEYVLGGYGSYNYEVMAVIEEVLFTDGIPLDPIYTGKGFFGMKKYIEKNQITQKNVLFIHTGGTPLFFDNLEVEKND, encoded by the coding sequence ATGATTAAAGAAATTAGTCCAACACCTATTCAAAAAATGCGAACTCAATGTAATGGTAATGAACTATTTATTAAGAGGGATGATTTGATACCATTTTCGTTTGGTGGGAATAAAGTAAGAAAAGCAATTCATTTTTTAAAGGAAATAGAAGAACAGGAGTGTAACTATATTGTAACATATGGAAGTGATTCCTCAAACCATTGCAGAATAATTGCTAATATGGCTGCTTCTAGAGGAATAAATTGCACTATTATTACACCAAATGATACAAATAAGATTACGTATAATAGTAGAATGATTAGTTATTTTGGAGCGGAAATTATTAATTGTGACTTAACTTATGTTAAAGAGACGATAGAAAACACTTTAAGAAAGCTTAAGGATGATGGTCATAAACCATATTTTATTCATGGTGGCGGTCATGGAAATGTTGGCACAAAAGCCTATGTAGAAGCATATGAAGAAGTTTTTTCTTTTGAATTGGAAAATAATATCAAGTTTGATTATATATTTCACACATCAGGAACAGGAACAACGCAGGCTGGCCTAATATGTGGCAGTTTATTAAATGGAAACCGAAGTAAAATAGTAGGGATCAGTAATGCGAGGAAAAACCCATATGGTAGCAAAGTTGTGTTAGAAAGTGTTAATTCGTACTTGAAATTGCTAGGGGAAAAAGCTGTGGGTCTGGAGGCCGTAAATTTCATAGATGAGTATGTATTAGGTGGATATGGTTCTTATAATTACGAAGTAATGGCAGTAATCGAAGAAGTATTATTCACAGATGGTATCCCTCTAGATCCTATCTATACAGGGAAAGGCTTTTTTGGAATGAAAAAATATATAGAAAAAAATCAAATAACTCAAAAAAATGTTTTATTTATTCATACTGGTGGAACGCCGCTGTTTTTTGATAATTTGGAGGTAGAGAAAAATGATTGA
- a CDS encoding ATP-grasp domain-containing protein — protein MIEPLNILILSCGTRNKIVQYFKNELGDTGQVMATDSSKLAPALYDADKYFIVPKMSDEGYLDIILSICKENNIKGILSLIDPELSLLSKNRDAFLAIGTIPIVSNYDVVEMCFDKYRFYEFLNKNNVKTVRSYIDKEVFYRDVESGIIEYPVFIKPVRGSASNNISKVTAKEEVELLFQQFDNLMIQEFMDGIEIGADTYIDMITNEPVAIFTKEKIKMRAGETDKSVSIKDEKLFELIKSFVKVAGFKGIIDIDIFNVGDEYYISEVNPRFGGGYPHGYECGVNIPKLIIDNLKSKKNKEIIGQYEQDMYMMKYNEVKIIKK, from the coding sequence ATGATTGAACCACTGAACATCTTGATACTTAGTTGTGGAACAAGAAATAAAATTGTCCAATATTTTAAAAATGAGCTAGGTGATACAGGACAGGTCATGGCTACTGATTCTAGTAAACTAGCACCAGCACTTTATGATGCAGATAAATACTTTATTGTCCCAAAGATGAGTGACGAAGGATATTTAGATATTATTTTAAGTATTTGTAAAGAGAATAACATTAAGGGAATATTATCTTTAATTGATCCTGAATTGAGCTTATTATCCAAAAATAGAGATGCTTTTCTAGCAATTGGAACAATACCTATTGTTTCTAATTATGATGTAGTAGAAATGTGTTTTGATAAATACCGCTTCTATGAATTTTTGAATAAAAATAATGTTAAAACGGTACGAAGTTACATAGACAAAGAAGTATTTTACAGAGATGTTGAATCTGGAATTATTGAATATCCTGTTTTTATAAAGCCAGTCAGGGGTAGCGCTAGTAATAATATTAGTAAAGTAACAGCCAAAGAAGAAGTTGAACTTCTTTTCCAACAATTTGATAATTTAATGATACAAGAATTTATGGATGGAATTGAGATAGGTGCAGATACCTATATTGATATGATAACTAATGAGCCGGTTGCGATTTTTACTAAAGAAAAAATTAAAATGAGAGCCGGAGAAACAGATAAGTCAGTATCCATCAAAGATGAAAAACTATTTGAGTTAATTAAGAGTTTTGTTAAAGTAGCAGGTTTCAAGGGAATAATAGACATTGATATTTTCAACGTAGGGGATGAATACTATATATCTGAAGTAAATCCTCGCTTTGGAGGGGGATATCCACATGGATACGAGTGTGGGGTAAATATACCAAAATTGATTATTGATAATCTGAAAAGCAAGAAGAATAAGGAAATTATAGGCCAGTATGAACAAGATATGTACATGATGAAATATAATGAAGTGAAAATTATAAAGAAGTAG
- a CDS encoding glycosyltransferase family 4 protein, with the protein MKILYVSTISNTINTFLIPHIKMLIEKGHTVDVACNIQREIDPLLLEYGCKIYDLSFSRSPFDRGNYKAYKELKKIVTGEQYDIIHTHTPIASAIVRVACKNIKQTRVFYTAHGFHFYKGAPIKSWMIYYPIEKALSRYTDTLITINKEDYKTAKNKFNAKKTEYIAGVGLNMERFEHIVVDKETKKKELGVPVDSQVLLSIGELNKNKNHEIVIEAIAKLHNEKIHYIICGEGPLNDYLINLSEKLGIERQIHLTGLRKDIPEICKASDVFVFPSIREGLSVALMESMASGLPVICTNIRGNSDLIENKKGGFLIRSGDADAWAKYINELTSSNELKKKFSCFNLEKIKKFSIVNILSFTEKIYS; encoded by the coding sequence ATGAAAATTTTATATGTATCTACAATTTCAAATACGATTAATACATTTTTAATACCCCATATCAAAATGTTAATAGAAAAAGGGCATACTGTAGATGTTGCTTGTAATATTCAAAGAGAAATTGATCCGTTATTATTAGAATATGGATGTAAAATATATGATTTAAGTTTTAGTAGAAGCCCATTCGATAGAGGCAATTACAAGGCGTATAAAGAGCTTAAAAAAATAGTGACAGGAGAACAATATGATATTATTCATACACATACTCCAATAGCATCTGCAATTGTAAGAGTAGCATGTAAAAATATCAAACAAACAAGAGTATTTTACACAGCTCATGGATTTCATTTTTATAAAGGGGCTCCAATTAAAAGTTGGATGATTTACTATCCAATTGAGAAAGCTTTATCTAGGTATACAGATACATTAATCACAATAAATAAAGAAGATTATAAGACAGCTAAGAATAAATTTAATGCAAAAAAGACAGAGTATATTGCTGGTGTTGGGTTAAATATGGAGAGATTTGAACATATAGTAGTTGATAAAGAAACCAAAAAAAAAGAATTGGGTGTACCAGTTGATTCTCAGGTTTTACTATCAATAGGAGAGCTAAATAAAAATAAAAATCATGAAATCGTAATTGAAGCCATAGCAAAATTACATAATGAAAAAATACATTACATAATTTGTGGGGAAGGACCACTGAATGATTATTTAATAAATTTAAGTGAAAAATTAGGTATAGAAAGACAAATACATTTAACAGGCTTAAGGAAAGATATACCTGAAATATGCAAGGCTTCAGATGTATTTGTCTTTCCATCAATTAGAGAAGGGTTATCTGTGGCATTGATGGAGTCTATGGCATCCGGATTACCGGTTATATGTACAAATATTAGAGGCAATTCTGATCTTATTGAAAATAAAAAAGGAGGTTTTTTAATTAGATCCGGAGATGCAGATGCCTGGGCAAAGTATATTAATGAGTTAACTAGTAGTAATGAATTAAAAAAAAAGTTTAGTTGTTTCAACTTAGAAAAAATAAAAAAATTTTCAATTGTTAATATTCTATCTTTTACAGAAAAAATATATAGCTGA
- a CDS encoding glycosyltransferase — protein sequence MKKILHVLNTAKLSGAENVAADICMMFDGEYEMYYCSLQGEVKKALKDRGVNYIPLNKLTVSELKRVISRIKPDIIHAHDVKATLVSTVATKKLPIVSHLHVNQDNMKKKTLKASLFLLSSLRVKKIVAVSEGSVNDFAYKRFIVNKSTILQNIIHTNRVGKLIVKDTNEYNFDFIFLGRLSNQKNPQRVAKVASKVLEKRKDVRFGIIGEGEFKEEMINIFKKEGVLERVTFTGGLSYPYKAIMQSKCMLFCSRFEGTPIAGLEAMSLGVPIVSTPTDGMKELIINNQTGFLSDDDDTLVQSIINLITQKDLNDKMSKNAKEKFEKINDEEQYKKSLIKIYEEL from the coding sequence ATGAAGAAAATCTTACATGTTCTCAACACTGCAAAATTATCCGGCGCAGAAAATGTTGCTGCTGATATTTGTATGATGTTTGACGGCGAATATGAAATGTATTATTGCTCTTTGCAAGGTGAGGTTAAAAAAGCACTAAAAGATCGTGGAGTAAATTATATACCGTTAAATAAATTAACCGTAAGCGAGTTGAAAAGAGTTATTAGTAGAATTAAGCCAGATATAATTCATGCGCATGATGTTAAAGCTACACTTGTTTCAACAGTAGCAACAAAAAAGTTACCCATTGTTTCCCATCTACATGTGAACCAAGACAATATGAAGAAGAAAACGCTAAAAGCTAGCTTATTTCTGCTATCATCACTTAGGGTGAAAAAAATTGTAGCAGTATCTGAAGGATCCGTAAATGACTTTGCTTATAAAAGATTTATAGTGAATAAAAGTACTATATTGCAAAATATTATCCATACAAATAGGGTTGGAAAATTAATTGTTAAAGATACGAATGAATATAACTTTGATTTTATATTTTTAGGTAGACTATCAAATCAAAAAAACCCTCAAAGAGTTGCTAAAGTTGCTTCAAAAGTATTAGAAAAAAGAAAAGATGTCCGGTTTGGAATAATTGGTGAAGGTGAGTTTAAGGAAGAAATGATAAATATATTTAAAAAGGAAGGGGTCTTAGAAAGGGTGACCTTTACGGGAGGACTATCTTATCCTTATAAGGCTATTATGCAGTCTAAATGTATGCTGTTCTGTTCAAGATTTGAAGGGACACCGATAGCAGGACTTGAAGCAATGTCTTTAGGTGTACCTATAGTATCCACACCTACAGATGGAATGAAAGAATTAATAATTAATAATCAAACAGGTTTTCTATCTGATGATGATGATACTTTGGTACAGTCAATTATTAACCTTATTACACAAAAAGATCTAAATGATAAAATGTCGAAAAATGCTAAAGAAAAATTTGAAAAAATAAATGATGAGGAACAATATAAAAAAAGTTTAATTAAAATATATGAAGAACTATAA
- a CDS encoding glycosyltransferase family 2 protein has product MLISIIIPAYNLESQITETLISLVNQTNNDFEIIVIDDGSTDNTYNVALSVLKDCSFCNFSVLTQKNCGVSQARNVGISKSKGEYIFFLDGDDYVSKDLVQTIKTHVDKTDEKLDVICWGYSKVNSDGVETLNYFKRYADETIVIKGIEVIEKIALEKSLSIAVGSAVYSKELLKKHGISYTVGCKSGEDQEFSIKVLAKSDNVLFINKTLSYYVSRKNSISNSYNVNKFDAVHAMESISKYLLAQGEEYSSLSHNFGNDKLIESYLVNYSSCLQNMDNKNTSQLNNEIERKYPGLNKKVLKMMRSNNFHDKQLIMKIILFQIHPKLFNFILNSNIRKKLKFRKL; this is encoded by the coding sequence ATGTTGATTAGTATTATCATTCCTGCATATAACTTAGAAAGTCAAATCACAGAAACTTTAATTTCATTGGTAAATCAAACTAATAATGATTTTGAAATTATAGTTATAGATGATGGTTCGACGGATAATACTTATAATGTTGCTTTAAGTGTTTTAAAGGACTGTTCTTTTTGTAATTTCTCTGTATTAACTCAAAAAAATTGCGGAGTAAGCCAGGCCAGAAACGTTGGTATATCAAAATCGAAAGGAGAGTATATTTTTTTCTTAGATGGTGATGATTATGTGAGTAAGGATTTAGTGCAGACTATTAAAACACATGTTGATAAAACCGATGAAAAACTAGATGTTATATGTTGGGGTTACAGTAAAGTTAACAGTGATGGGGTTGAAACCTTAAACTATTTCAAACGTTATGCAGATGAAACTATTGTCATAAAAGGTATTGAAGTAATAGAAAAGATAGCACTAGAAAAGTCATTAAGCATTGCAGTAGGCAGTGCTGTGTATAGTAAGGAACTTTTAAAAAAACATGGAATTAGTTATACTGTAGGATGCAAAAGTGGAGAAGATCAAGAGTTTTCAATTAAGGTACTAGCAAAATCTGATAATGTTTTATTTATAAATAAAACATTATCTTATTATGTTAGTAGAAAAAATTCAATTTCAAATTCATATAATGTTAATAAATTTGATGCAGTTCATGCAATGGAAAGTATTTCAAAATATTTATTAGCACAAGGAGAGGAATACAGTAGCTTATCGCATAATTTTGGTAATGATAAATTAATTGAAAGTTACCTAGTAAACTATAGTTCTTGTCTTCAAAATATGGATAACAAAAATACTAGTCAATTAAATAATGAAATAGAAAGAAAATATCCCGGTTTGAATAAAAAAGTTCTGAAAATGATGAGAAGTAATAATTTTCATGATAAACAACTTATTATGAAAATTATACTATTTCAGATACATCCGAAATTATTTAATTTTATTTTAAATTCAAACATCAGGAAGAAGTTAAAGTTTAGAAAGTTATAA
- a CDS encoding glycosyltransferase, whose amino-acid sequence MVKVTVVVPIYNVEKHLQRSIESLLKQTLKEIEIILVNDGSTDNSISICKYYEKKDSRIRVIDKLNGGVSSARNIGIDLALGEFVGFVDPDDWVEPDMYEKMYKKIKISSSDLCICNYVKENNEKVIPVILPIKKETLVKCDVQKEIIPNMIGPSNLDSNSQTIMGSACRLLINREFINSDYYRFPEDIPLMEDLIFCIKVFLNSEKVVIERGIYYHYMTNDNSAIRKYRNNMLEMQKNVFNVIINILMDYKLYELYINRLNIRYVEMFLTAIANEVNNDNRNKYLQKIKTIKKMSADEKLKKIISEINTSSYSMKKKLILFAVQRDWAIYLYMHYKLMFKIINK is encoded by the coding sequence ATGGTAAAAGTAACGGTAGTAGTACCTATTTATAATGTCGAAAAACACTTGCAAAGAAGTATTGAAAGCTTATTAAAACAAACTTTAAAAGAAATAGAAATTATATTAGTTAACGATGGGTCTACAGATAATAGTATATCAATTTGTAAGTATTATGAAAAAAAAGATTCTAGAATTAGAGTTATTGATAAACTTAATGGTGGAGTTTCATCAGCTAGAAATATAGGAATAGATTTAGCTTTGGGAGAATTTGTAGGTTTTGTTGATCCGGATGATTGGGTTGAACCTGATATGTACGAAAAAATGTACAAAAAAATAAAGATATCTAGTTCGGATCTATGTATTTGTAATTATGTAAAAGAAAATAATGAAAAAGTAATACCAGTAATTTTACCCATAAAAAAAGAAACGCTAGTTAAATGCGATGTACAGAAGGAAATAATTCCAAATATGATAGGCCCATCGAATTTAGATAGTAATTCCCAAACAATAATGGGTAGTGCATGTAGACTTTTAATTAATAGAGAATTTATCAATTCCGACTATTATAGGTTCCCCGAAGATATACCTCTAATGGAAGATTTAATATTTTGTATAAAGGTTTTTTTAAATTCAGAAAAAGTAGTTATTGAAAGAGGCATATACTATCACTATATGACAAATGATAACTCTGCAATTAGAAAGTATAGAAATAACATGCTTGAAATGCAAAAAAACGTTTTTAATGTAATAATTAATATTTTGATGGATTATAAACTTTATGAACTATATATAAATAGGTTAAATATAAGATATGTGGAAATGTTTTTAACAGCAATTGCAAATGAAGTAAATAATGATAACCGTAATAAATACCTGCAGAAGATAAAAACAATAAAAAAAATGAGTGCTGATGAAAAGTTAAAAAAAATAATTAGTGAAATAAACACAAGTAGTTATTCAATGAAAAAGAAATTAATTTTATTTGCTGTACAAAGAGATTGGGCTATATATCTATATATGCATTATAAACTTATGTTTAAAATAATTAATAAATAG
- a CDS encoding polysaccharide pyruvyl transferase family protein — translation MRKVAILTLNGYFNYGNRLQNYALQEVIKSLGFEVETIISTTKNREEQVTYPSKIYNSIKKGPKYVKKLVINKINKKEVMKSAAIRTKTFKYFTKEYIKETNYSISDGNIPNDLSDKYDYFVVGSDQVWNPNFREVSSLYFLLFTEENKRIAYAPSFGVSEISLDYKENYKKWLSGFSKLSVREDDGAKIINDLVGKKAPVLVDPTLLLTKERWLSLSKEADNKPQKNYLLTYFLGGVPTKYQKRINRIANENNLEVINLGDVGEIETYKTGPSEFIDYINSCDIFCTDSFHGCVFAILMEKPFIVYERQGSSLSMYSRINTLLNKFDLDSRKIENIKTNSEVFNTDYSNISSLLETERSKSLTFLKEALNVEIKK, via the coding sequence ATGAGGAAAGTTGCTATACTAACTTTAAACGGGTATTTTAATTATGGAAATAGATTACAAAATTATGCACTACAAGAAGTTATAAAGTCTTTAGGTTTTGAAGTAGAAACTATAATTAGTACTACAAAAAATAGAGAGGAACAAGTGACATATCCATCCAAGATATATAATTCAATAAAAAAAGGTCCTAAATATGTTAAAAAGCTAGTTATAAATAAGATTAATAAGAAAGAAGTCATGAAATCAGCGGCAATAAGAACTAAGACATTCAAATATTTTACCAAAGAATATATTAAAGAAACAAATTATTCAATATCAGATGGAAATATTCCAAATGACTTATCAGATAAATATGATTACTTCGTAGTTGGTAGCGATCAAGTATGGAACCCTAATTTTCGAGAAGTCTCTTCACTTTATTTTTTGTTGTTTACAGAAGAAAATAAAAGGATTGCTTATGCTCCCAGTTTTGGAGTTTCGGAAATATCACTAGATTACAAAGAAAATTATAAAAAATGGCTTTCTGGTTTCAGTAAGTTATCCGTAAGAGAAGACGATGGAGCAAAAATTATTAATGACTTGGTAGGAAAAAAAGCTCCTGTGCTAGTAGATCCTACCTTATTGCTAACAAAAGAAAGATGGTTGTCACTTTCTAAAGAAGCAGATAATAAACCCCAAAAAAACTATCTGTTGACATACTTTTTAGGAGGAGTACCTACTAAATATCAAAAAAGAATAAATAGAATTGCGAATGAAAATAATTTAGAGGTTATTAACTTAGGGGACGTAGGGGAAATAGAAACCTATAAGACAGGTCCTAGTGAATTTATTGATTATATTAATTCTTGTGATATTTTCTGTACAGATTCTTTTCATGGGTGTGTATTTGCAATATTAATGGAAAAACCTTTCATAGTTTATGAAAGGCAAGGAAGTTCGCTTTCAATGTATTCAAGGATTAATACATTACTTAATAAATTTGATTTAGACTCTCGAAAAATTGAAAATATTAAAACTAACAGTGAGGTATTCAACACAGATTATTCCAATATTTCCAGTCTATTGGAAACAGAACGTTCAAAATCATTAACCTTTCTAAAGGAAGCATTGAACGTCGAAATTAAAAAGTAA